The following is a genomic window from Sphingomonas sinipercae.
GACCAATGGATAATTTATGTCCGCAGCTCTGGGCGAACTTGATTCGGGTTGCGTGGCCATCTGCTCCGTCGTCATCGCGCGTAGACGTCACCTAGCTGGTGGGATCAGAAAAGTCTCCCTCAAAATCGACTGCGCTGCTGCGTTTCGGCGACGAACAGCCCCCCCCCTGGCAATGGCAGCTGGCCTGCCAAACTCACCCTGTCCAGCGAGCCGCCTTCAAGCGCTGTCGACTTGAAGGATACGCTCCAGCTCTGCTCGCGGAATGAGCGTACGTTGGCCGATCTTCGTCCGTCGCAGTTCACCTTGCGCTATGAGGCTGTAGATCGTGGTCCGGCCGAGTCCAGAAACCGCTGCCGCTTCTTTGATCGAATAGGCAATGCGTTCTGGGCAATCGGCAGCAGGCGTGTTCAGAGAATTAGTCATTACAATCTCCATCAGAGAGTTGATGGATGCAGGTGATTTCACCCTCGAAGGCTACAAACTCGATTTCTAGTACGCTTCACTTTTCCTAAAAAGACCGGGTAATTTATCTATATTGTATGTTTTTTTATGTATGTATGTGAAGCCAAATGAATGAATATTATATATATAGGGATGTAAAAAATACCCGGTAAAAACGGAAAAACTTAAAATCCCTCCAAACCAAGTTTGGCGGGTCAGCCGGAAAGCTTGGCTGGCTTGGCCTGGAGGTAGTCCGTCCAATTCGCCATGAGCGGCGCACGCTGCTGGAGAAAATCCGTTCTGCGGTACGCGCTCTCAACCTTATTCGGATTGGTATGCGCCAGCGCGGCTTCTGCGATGGCATCGCTTACGAGCGGATTCCGCTCTGCAACCCAATCTCTGAAGCTCGATCTAAACCCGTGAACGGTCGCCTCCCCGTTGAAGCAGGACCTCAGAACCTTCGTCAGTGTCATATCCGAGAGTGGACGTCCGGCCTGACCCGGAAAGAGAAGCTCCCCCGGCACTCCCCTCCGTGCACTGCTTAGCTCCCTCAGTCTTGAGAGTACCGGCTCTGAAAGAGGCACTGTGTGCGGCTTCTTTGCCTTCATGCGCTCGCCGGGAATTCTCCATAGCTTGTCACTGAGGGATATTTCATCCCAAGTCGCGCCCCGGACCTCACCGGACCTAGCGGCTGTGTGGATGAGGAACCATAGCGCCTCAGCACCAGTGCCTCGCTTCGCCTGAAGCCCCGCCATGAACGACGGCAGGGCCTCGAATGGCATGGCTGCAAAGTGTTTCTTTTGCGCGCCTTGTGGACCAAGTCCTAGACGCACAGCCCGTGCCGGAGCCTCCCGCTCGCGATGCCCATGCGCGCTGGCCCAATTAAGTACCGCAAAGATGCGCTGTCTCACCCGTTTCGCGGTCTCAGGCTTGGACCGCCATATGGACCTAATGGCTCGAATGATCAGCGGCGCATCCACATCTGCTACCGGCAAAGCCCCAAGCGCGGGGAAGGCGTAGGTTCGCAGCGTGTTTATCCACTGGTCACGATGCTTTGGGTTGGCCCAATTCTGCTTAGCGTCGGCATGGCAAGCCTCGGCAGCAGCCTGAAACGTCATAGGAGCCTCTATAAGCCCCGTAGAGACTCGCCAGCTCGCTTCAGGCTCATTTCCCGCCAAAACCGACTGGCGAGTCTCTACGGCCCGTTTACGGGCCTCTGCGACGCCAATATGTCGCCCGGACCCCAACCCGAAGTCCCGCCTGCGGCCCGCCGCCTGAATTCTTAGGACCCACGAACTCGCAAGGCTTTGGCTGACAACAAGATACAAGCCCTCGCCGTCACCATGACGACCGGGCTTAGCTAAGGCGCTCTTCACGCCCAAGGCAGTCAGTTTTCCACTCATCAATGTACTCCCACAATCATTACCACGCGGAGCGTTGGCTTCGTGGGGATCAAGACGAACGGCGGCGAACAACGATTCAGGCAAATCAGCGATTTACCCGGTCGTTTTGTACTTTGGCGAACGTGTACGGATCAGCCTAAGGAGGACTCCCGCTCCGCCATTTACCCCAGAATCGGTTTTGTCCCCGGCGCGCTTGCCGCGGGCGCTGGGAAGTGCGGCCTGTCCAGCCGGGTCAGGTTTTAATCACGGAAAGCTCATGACTTGGCGTTCGGCGACGGTCGATGTCGTGCCCATGAATCAGACGATTTCTGGAGACTTACATCGTGGCCAACGCGCGCAGCTATTTCCTCGCCGCTTATGTGGTTCTTCTGGGCGGGCTTGCCTTGATCGGCTGGCTTTACATCGGGCAGGCTGACGACGCGCCCGGCGCCGGAATGATCGGCTTCGCCGCTCTGCTGTCATCTCTTGTGGTCGCCTATCGCGTGGCCCGGGCTGAGCGGGCCAAGCGGTAGTCGCAGCAGCTTACCCGGCGATTCCGGCCGACGTTCCTTTGCCGCGCTGCCACGCCTTGGTGACTTCGTCCGCCAAGGTCAGCGGGTCGAAGGGCTTGGGCAGCACGGCGATTGCCCCGGCCTCGATCAAGGCTTCGACGTGGCGGGGCATCAGGCTCGCGGTCATGAACATCACCGGGATCAGCCTTCCGGCCTCGCTTGCTCGAAGCGCCGCCAACACTTCCCCGCCGTTCATTTCCGGCATCCGATAATCGAGGATGACAAGGTCGGGCGCGAAGTCCGCGACGTTGGCCAGCGCTTCGCTGCCGCTGGAAAAGTGCCGAAACTCGAACCCGCCAAAATCCTGGAGCGCAATGCCGGCAAGGACCGCAATGTCGGGGTCGTCTTCGACCAGCATGATCCGCTGGAGCTCACTCATCACCCACGCTCCCGCAACGGCAGCTTGATCCAGAAGCAACTGCCGCTGTCGATCTCGGTCCTAAAGCCGATTTCCCCCTCATGCTTTTCGACGATCGCCTTGGTGATGGCGAGGCCGAGCCCGCTGCCGGGGCGACCCTGCTGGTGGTCTGGGCCCGCCTGGGCGAAGCGGCCGAAGATATGGGGACGAAACTCGACCGGGATGCCGGGGCCGTCGTCTTCGACTTCGACCAGGGCCTCGTCGCCCTGGCGGCGGGCGCTGACCCGTACCGACGCGCCCGGGGGAGAGAATTTGCAGGCGTTGGAGATGAGGTTGATCACCGCCTGTTGCAGACGCCCGCGATCGCCAAGCACGATCAGCGGCTGGGCGTCCGTCTGGATTGAAATTCCGACCTGATGAGTCGCGGCGAATGGCCGCGTATGTTCGGAAACTTCGATGATGAGCTCGCGAACGTCCAGCGGTTCGCAGCGCATCGAGAGCGACCCG
Proteins encoded in this region:
- a CDS encoding helix-turn-helix domain-containing protein, producing MTNSLNTPAADCPERIAYSIKEAAAVSGLGRTTIYSLIAQGELRRTKIGQRTLIPRAELERILQVDSA
- a CDS encoding tyrosine-type recombinase/integrase, producing the protein MPFEALPSFMAGLQAKRGTGAEALWFLIHTAARSGEVRGATWDEISLSDKLWRIPGERMKAKKPHTVPLSEPVLSRLRELSSARRGVPGELLFPGQAGRPLSDMTLTKVLRSCFNGEATVHGFRSSFRDWVAERNPLVSDAIAEAALAHTNPNKVESAYRRTDFLQQRAPLMANWTDYLQAKPAKLSG
- a CDS encoding response regulator, which translates into the protein MSELQRIMLVEDDPDIAVLAGIALQDFGGFEFRHFSSGSEALANVADFAPDLVILDYRMPEMNGGEVLAALRASEAGRLIPVMFMTASLMPRHVEALIEAGAIAVLPKPFDPLTLADEVTKAWQRGKGTSAGIAG